In the Calditrichota bacterium genome, one interval contains:
- a CDS encoding SpoVR family protein: MILSGELAEAKVEIEQYAADYGLDFFPLIFEILQSGEINELAAKGGFPIRYPHWRFGMEFEQLNKGYTYGLQKIYEMVINTDPCYAYLMDANNIIDQKLVMAHVYGHCDFFKNNYYFSKTNRKMMDEMANHATRIRRYIDQVGQENVEDFIDRCLSLENLIDYYAPFIKRSSDVIDGPKKIKKLKSKKYMDSFINPPEFIEQQKQLLKEEHDVMPAFPSQPETDVLQFLMEFAPLENWQRDVLSIISEESYYFAPQGMTKIMNEGWASYWHSTIMTTKVLGDGDVIDYADHHSGTVHMSPGQMNPYKVGIELFRDIEDRWNKGRFGKEYEECDSYEEKRKWDKKIGLGREKIFEVRKIYNDVTFIDTFLTQEFCQDNQLFTYRYNERTKEYEINSREFEAIKQQLLFSLTNMGQPKIQVVNGNYENRGELLLQHVTDNFGLDEAYAHRTLENLFFMWKRPVQIQTKSGETTIIMAFDGKEHKTQAIGE; this comes from the coding sequence ATGATACTTTCTGGTGAACTGGCAGAAGCCAAAGTTGAAATTGAACAGTATGCAGCCGATTATGGTCTGGATTTTTTTCCGCTCATTTTTGAAATATTGCAGTCAGGAGAAATAAATGAACTGGCGGCCAAAGGTGGTTTTCCAATCCGGTATCCTCATTGGCGTTTTGGAATGGAGTTTGAGCAGCTTAACAAAGGCTACACCTACGGTCTGCAAAAAATTTACGAGATGGTTATAAACACCGATCCCTGTTACGCCTATCTGATGGATGCCAATAACATCATTGATCAAAAGCTGGTGATGGCGCACGTTTACGGCCATTGCGATTTTTTTAAAAACAATTATTATTTTTCCAAAACCAATCGCAAAATGATGGATGAAATGGCCAACCATGCCACACGCATCCGCCGCTATATTGATCAGGTTGGCCAGGAGAATGTAGAAGATTTTATTGATCGCTGTTTGTCGCTGGAAAACTTAATCGATTATTATGCACCTTTTATTAAAAGATCTAGCGATGTAATTGACGGGCCAAAGAAGATTAAAAAGCTGAAAAGTAAAAAATATATGGACAGCTTTATTAATCCGCCAGAATTTATTGAGCAGCAAAAACAGCTTTTGAAAGAAGAGCATGATGTGATGCCGGCATTTCCTTCACAACCCGAAACAGATGTGCTGCAATTTTTGATGGAGTTTGCCCCTCTGGAAAACTGGCAGCGAGATGTATTGAGTATTATCAGCGAGGAATCCTATTATTTTGCACCGCAAGGGATGACAAAAATTATGAATGAAGGTTGGGCCTCATACTGGCATTCCACAATCATGACCACAAAAGTTTTAGGCGATGGCGATGTAATCGATTATGCTGATCATCATTCAGGAACAGTGCACATGAGTCCTGGACAAATGAATCCGTATAAGGTGGGGATTGAACTTTTTAGGGATATTGAAGACCGCTGGAATAAGGGACGCTTTGGGAAAGAATATGAAGAATGCGATAGTTATGAAGAGAAGAGAAAATGGGATAAAAAAATAGGACTTGGGCGGGAAAAAATTTTTGAGGTGCGCAAAATTTATAATGATGTCACTTTTATTGACACATTTTTAACACAGGAATTTTGCCAGGATAACCAGCTTTTTACTTATCGGTATAATGAGCGCACAAAAGAATATGAGATCAATTCCCGTGAGTTTGAAGCAATAAAACAACAGCTTTTGTTTTCTTTGACGAATATGGGACAACCCAAAATTCAGGTGGTAAATGGCAATTATGAAAATCGTGGTGAATTACTTTTACAACATGTAACTGATAACTTTGGTCTGGACGAAGCTTACGCCCATCGAACTTTGGAAAATTTATTTTTTATGTGGAAGCGTCCGGTTCAGATTCAGACAAAATCGGGCGAGACAACAATTATTATGGCTTTTGATGGCAAAGAGCATAAAACGCAGGCAATTGGGGAGTAG
- a CDS encoding T9SS type A sorting domain-containing protein codes for MTLKKIFMKPFLFFLLSLSFLNAQTTIFPNVYGEELKSKLVQDYKTGSVLSYGTARDSMYARIDNVDGTITCVYSGYSISVPYGSANPRTYTNGANPIINCEHTWPQSKGASGNAKSDMHHLWPTNANPNSGRGSLPFAEIDDSDTDRWYLNVNYVTGTPSSQIDEYSELDLDKSFEVPEAHKGNVARAMFYFYTMYKSQADSEDPNFFNVQKDVLRKWNMMDPVDEAEITRTNHIARLQEGKPNPFVLDTTLIGRAYFGVTTNLEEFQNYRAESFKLNQNYPNPFNPETVISYHVKAYGNSPQHVKLAVYDLLGREIKTLVNGIQKPGLHKITFNAVSFPAGVYFYSLQTNEGSITRKMLLLP; via the coding sequence ATGACATTGAAAAAAATTTTTATGAAACCGTTTCTGTTCTTTTTACTAAGTCTTTCTTTTTTAAATGCTCAAACGACAATTTTCCCAAATGTGTATGGCGAAGAGCTTAAATCAAAATTAGTCCAGGATTATAAGACGGGTTCGGTATTAAGTTATGGCACAGCACGGGATAGTATGTATGCAAGGATTGATAATGTTGATGGCACAATTACTTGCGTTTATAGTGGTTACAGCATTTCAGTTCCTTATGGCTCAGCCAATCCACGAACTTACACAAATGGCGCAAATCCCATCATAAACTGTGAGCACACATGGCCTCAGAGCAAAGGTGCATCGGGTAATGCAAAAAGTGACATGCACCATTTATGGCCAACAAATGCTAATCCAAACTCAGGAAGAGGCAGTTTACCTTTTGCAGAAATTGATGATAGTGATACAGATAGATGGTACTTGAACGTAAACTATGTTACCGGCACACCTTCATCGCAGATTGATGAATATAGTGAATTGGATCTGGACAAAAGTTTTGAAGTACCTGAAGCACATAAAGGAAATGTAGCCAGGGCAATGTTTTATTTTTATACAATGTATAAAAGCCAGGCAGATTCAGAAGATCCAAATTTCTTCAATGTACAGAAAGATGTTTTGAGAAAATGGAACATGATGGATCCGGTAGATGAAGCAGAGATTACCCGAACAAATCATATTGCCAGGCTGCAGGAAGGAAAGCCCAATCCATTCGTTTTAGATACTACCCTGATTGGCCGAGCTTATTTTGGTGTTACAACAAATCTTGAAGAATTTCAAAATTATAGGGCTGAATCTTTTAAGCTAAATCAAAATTATCCTAACCCATTTAATCCGGAAACCGTTATTAGTTATCATGTAAAGGCATATGGCAATTCGCCCCAACATGTTAAGCTTGCAGTTTATGATTTGTTGGGTAGGGAAATAAAAACACTGGTAAATGGAATCCAAAAACCTGGATTGCACAAGATTACTTTTAATGCAGTATCGTTTCCAGCCGGTGTATACTTTTATTCGTTACAAACAAATGAAGGCAGCATTACCCGCAAAATGCTTCTCCTGCCATAG
- a CDS encoding transporter gives MLKKFTMLVSTIIFSASMVFGSGFSIYEQGAKATAMGGAFIAQANDVTSVFYNPAGITSQEGFQIGLGTTIIIPAFAFQGPDNLDPNLYTEAKDLVFPPSTFYATYQINDKLTAGFGFYTLFGLGSEWDQNWAGRQLATNSHVQTFYLNPVVAYEIMDGLSVSAGFNYVIGNVTLEKSIWFGPRNVFGESKLDASGNGMGFNAGFQFKATDDLTIGAIYRSNVLLEFDGGDATFEFPTTDNPIINAEIGALFPETKGSSEIELPTMIGFGVAYQFTDKLIAEFDWMQLGWSSYDELKITFDDPVGGSTESLVERKWEDSASLRFGLQYSINDDVDLRLGYLRDNKAVPDERVEPSLPEGDRNLYSIGFGYRLDNLTIDGFYMLLTQDDRKITTSVDDFNGEYTGLSSLFGVSFQYGL, from the coding sequence ATGCTTAAGAAGTTTACAATGTTGGTCTCAACCATCATCTTCTCTGCATCAATGGTTTTTGGATCCGGCTTTTCAATTTATGAGCAGGGTGCAAAAGCAACAGCAATGGGCGGCGCTTTTATAGCCCAGGCTAATGATGTAACAAGTGTTTTTTATAACCCCGCAGGGATAACAAGTCAAGAAGGTTTTCAGATTGGTTTAGGTACAACGATAATTATCCCGGCCTTTGCATTTCAGGGACCGGATAATTTAGATCCAAACTTATATACTGAAGCAAAAGACCTGGTTTTTCCACCTTCTACATTTTATGCCACATATCAGATAAATGATAAATTAACCGCGGGATTCGGTTTTTATACTTTGTTTGGATTAGGTTCAGAATGGGATCAGAATTGGGCCGGACGTCAACTGGCTACAAACTCTCATGTTCAGACATTTTACCTGAACCCTGTTGTTGCTTACGAAATAATGGACGGATTATCTGTTTCTGCCGGTTTTAATTATGTGATTGGTAATGTTACTCTTGAAAAAAGCATTTGGTTTGGTCCAAGAAATGTCTTTGGTGAATCCAAATTAGATGCCTCAGGAAATGGAATGGGTTTTAATGCCGGTTTTCAGTTTAAAGCCACAGACGATTTAACAATCGGCGCTATTTATCGTTCTAATGTTTTACTTGAGTTTGATGGCGGCGATGCAACATTTGAATTTCCAACCACAGATAATCCAATAATCAATGCTGAAATTGGCGCTCTCTTTCCAGAAACAAAAGGAAGCTCAGAAATTGAACTACCAACTATGATTGGCTTTGGTGTGGCTTATCAGTTTACTGACAAATTGATTGCAGAGTTTGATTGGATGCAACTTGGTTGGAGCTCTTATGATGAATTGAAAATCACTTTTGATGATCCCGTTGGCGGCAGCACAGAATCTTTAGTTGAAAGAAAATGGGAAGATTCCGCAAGCCTGCGTTTTGGACTTCAATATTCTATAAATGATGATGTTGATCTACGCCTTGGATATTTAAGAGATAACAAAGCTGTGCCTGATGAGCGGGTCGAGCCTTCTTTACCTGAAGGGGACCGTAATCTTTATTCAATAGGATTTGGCTATCGGTTAGATAATTTGACTATTGATGGATTTTATATGTTGCTTACCCAGGATGATCGTAAAATTACAACTTCGGTTGATGATTTTAATGGTGAGTACACAGGCTTAAGCTCCCTGTTTGGTGTAAGTTTTCAGTATGGTTTATAA
- a CDS encoding TlpA family protein disulfide reductase, whose translation MKFISTIFLIISIIFTSAISQTTTTADLKVGDKAPAFSLPDLENNYVFLRDFSGEKLRKPWKNKTKYAVVISFFATWCGPCKKEIPYLEKLQTEFKEKNIRFFLIDVGEEREVLDEYLKDNKTSITILHDRYKQTSEKFGANSLPRLIVMDKNGIIQLIKKGFKDGESFMIEMKALLATLV comes from the coding sequence ATGAAATTCATTTCAACAATTTTCTTAATTATTTCAATTATTTTTACAAGCGCAATTTCTCAAACTACCACTACCGCAGATTTAAAAGTTGGCGATAAAGCACCGGCCTTTTCATTACCCGATCTTGAAAACAACTACGTTTTTTTGCGCGATTTTAGCGGGGAGAAACTTCGTAAGCCCTGGAAGAATAAAACGAAATATGCCGTGGTAATAAGTTTTTTTGCCACTTGGTGCGGTCCATGTAAAAAAGAAATCCCCTATCTTGAAAAGCTTCAAACTGAATTTAAAGAAAAAAATATCCGCTTTTTTCTGATTGATGTCGGTGAGGAGCGTGAAGTGCTGGATGAATATTTAAAAGATAATAAAACAAGTATCACCATTTTGCATGACCGTTATAAACAAACTTCTGAAAAATTTGGAGCCAACTCACTCCCCCGCCTAATAGTAATGGATAAAAATGGTATTATTCAGTTGATTAAAAAAGGGTTTAAAGATGGTGAATCTTTTATGATCGAGATGAAAGCCTTACTTGCTACATTAGTTTAG
- a CDS encoding addiction module protein yields MNKLTAKDTLDLSIPERIQLVEDIWDTIAAKADSVVLTDREKKIIDDRLKAYHKNPDLGSPWEDVYKRIVNGSEI; encoded by the coding sequence ATGAATAAACTGACTGCAAAAGATACATTGGACTTGTCGATTCCTGAAAGAATACAATTGGTTGAGGATATTTGGGACACTATAGCTGCAAAAGCAGATTCTGTAGTTTTAACCGACAGGGAAAAAAAAATAATTGATGATAGATTGAAAGCTTATCATAAAAATCCCGACTTGGGTTCTCCCTGGGAAGATGTATACAAAAGAATTGTGAACGGTAGTGAAATATAA
- a CDS encoding type II toxin-antitoxin system RelE/ParE family toxin has protein sequence MKYKLIISPEAEQDIKEAFYWYEENRKGLGHDFLLQVNGGLKFIERSPKVFKEEYKGTRKHVIKRFPYKIIYIVQDNLINILAVIHGSRNPKYTSSRINSF, from the coding sequence GTGAAATATAAATTAATCATTTCACCTGAAGCCGAACAAGATATAAAGGAAGCTTTCTATTGGTATGAAGAAAACAGAAAAGGATTAGGACACGATTTTTTACTTCAGGTTAACGGTGGTTTAAAATTTATTGAAAGGTCTCCAAAGGTTTTTAAAGAAGAGTATAAAGGAACGCGTAAACATGTGATTAAAAGATTTCCATATAAAATAATTTATATAGTGCAAGATAATCTAATAAATATTCTGGCTGTCATTCATGGCAGTAGAAATCCTAAATATACATCAAGTAGAATTAACAGCTTTTAA
- the htpG gene encoding molecular chaperone HtpG, giving the protein MKFKTEVNKLLDILTHSLYSNREIFLRELISNASDALDKLRFESTRGTDLADSDLPLEVCIDVDEAAKQITITDTGIGMNEEDIIANLGTIAKSGTEAFLNMMAENGKAEEKDKDDASTIIGKFGVGFYSVFMAADKVVVTSKSFKKDDAAVRWTSDGLGSFSLEVLDNGDVKRGTSIEIHLREDANDFASKDKIKEVIKKHSNFVNFPINIDGEKANTVTALWREPKFKIKQEEYDEFYKFVSHDFQEPMDTIHVSVDAPVQFNALVFIPKQVFDMFGSQKDDRGLDLYVNGVLIQNKNKDLIPEYLAFCKGLVESPDIPLNVSRETLQENLVVKKISQALVKQILSHLAKKAKKEAEKYETFWKEHGKIFKFGYQDFENKDKFADLLLFNSSANENADQLTSLAQYVERMKEDQKEIYYLTGASRAAIESDPHLEIFKRKGLEAFYLYEPVDEFALSGLSKYKDFELKAVEQVDLGKLESFKEEEKEGEEKAKSLSKADEKIFDKLLKRIKDILGERVTDVKESQRLHDSASCLVNPDGSMTSHMHKMMQMMNKDSAPPQKIMEINKDHKLTRNLLKIYKADPRDAFIDNAAEQLFESALLLEGYLTDPHKLVNRINDVLEQSSDWHPASK; this is encoded by the coding sequence ATGAAATTTAAAACAGAAGTAAACAAACTTCTGGATATATTAACACATTCGCTTTATTCTAACCGTGAGATTTTTCTGCGTGAATTAATTTCCAACGCATCAGACGCATTGGATAAACTGCGTTTTGAGTCAACCCGTGGAACCGATTTGGCTGATTCCGATCTTCCTTTGGAAGTATGCATTGATGTTGATGAAGCTGCAAAACAGATTACAATTACAGATACCGGAATTGGTATGAATGAAGAAGATATCATTGCCAACCTGGGTACGATTGCCAAATCCGGCACAGAAGCGTTTTTAAATATGATGGCTGAAAATGGCAAAGCCGAAGAAAAAGACAAAGATGACGCTTCAACAATTATTGGTAAATTTGGTGTTGGATTTTATTCTGTTTTTATGGCTGCAGATAAAGTAGTAGTAACGTCAAAATCGTTTAAAAAAGATGACGCGGCTGTACGTTGGACATCTGATGGTTTGGGTAGTTTTAGTCTGGAAGTTTTGGATAATGGCGATGTAAAACGCGGCACATCCATCGAAATTCATCTGAGAGAAGATGCAAACGATTTCGCATCCAAGGATAAAATTAAGGAAGTAATAAAGAAACACTCTAACTTCGTAAACTTCCCAATCAATATTGATGGTGAAAAAGCCAACACAGTTACTGCATTATGGCGCGAACCAAAGTTTAAAATAAAACAGGAAGAATACGACGAGTTTTACAAATTTGTAAGTCACGATTTTCAGGAACCGATGGATACAATCCATGTTTCTGTTGATGCACCTGTTCAATTTAATGCCCTGGTTTTTATTCCAAAGCAGGTATTCGATATGTTTGGCTCTCAAAAAGACGATCGCGGGCTTGATCTTTATGTTAATGGTGTTCTTATCCAAAATAAAAATAAGGATTTAATCCCTGAGTACCTTGCTTTTTGTAAAGGCCTTGTTGAGTCACCGGATATTCCGTTAAACGTTTCCCGCGAGACTTTACAAGAAAATCTTGTTGTAAAGAAAATATCGCAGGCGTTGGTAAAACAAATCTTAAGCCACCTTGCTAAAAAAGCCAAAAAGGAAGCGGAGAAATACGAGACATTTTGGAAAGAACATGGCAAAATTTTCAAGTTTGGTTACCAGGATTTTGAGAATAAAGATAAATTTGCCGATCTGCTCTTATTCAACTCATCGGCCAATGAAAATGCCGATCAGCTGACATCGTTGGCGCAGTATGTGGAGCGAATGAAGGAAGATCAAAAGGAAATTTATTATTTAACAGGTGCCAGCCGCGCAGCTATTGAATCTGATCCGCATTTGGAAATTTTTAAACGCAAAGGTTTGGAAGCATTTTATTTGTATGAACCGGTTGATGAGTTTGCTTTGAGCGGTTTGAGCAAGTATAAGGATTTTGAGCTAAAAGCAGTTGAGCAGGTTGATTTGGGCAAACTGGAATCTTTTAAAGAAGAAGAAAAAGAGGGTGAAGAGAAAGCAAAAAGCCTGAGCAAAGCCGATGAAAAAATCTTTGATAAATTATTAAAACGCATTAAAGATATTTTAGGTGAACGTGTTACGGACGTGAAAGAATCGCAGAGATTGCACGACAGCGCCTCATGCCTGGTTAATCCTGATGGAAGCATGACATCGCATATGCATAAAATGATGCAGATGATGAACAAGGATTCCGCACCGCCACAAAAAATAATGGAGATCAATAAAGATCATAAGCTTACACGCAACCTGCTAAAAATATATAAAGCCGACCCGCGCGATGCTTTTATTGATAATGCTGCAGAGCAATTGTTTGAATCCGCATTGTTGTTAGAAGGTTACTTAACAGATCCGCACAAATTGGTTAACCGCATTAATGATGTTCTGGAACAATCAAGCGATTGGCACCCAGCTTCTAAATAG
- a CDS encoding T9SS type A sorting domain-containing protein, whose product MKFFTTLIIVCFLPVLVFSQANIFFSEYIEPDGGFNKALEIYNASDQTVNLDNYVIKSTSNSSTDWEFTDSFPAGATIAPGDVYVIIDDQADAADLIAAADWVTSGFEANFNGNDGRAIFFIDGDVLIDAIGNPNNPDALNWDVAGISEGTLNHTLIRKSSVVNGNTDWALSAGTNTDDSEWIVLDANTFENIGFHAYDGGSSDLPPSVTNITASAKVPAADEVLTVTASAEDDSGLVKVELYYSINDGEEQVLAMENITDAVYSANIPSSAYNNGDRLVYYILAEDNKAQQRKTSEIKLFVGDPSIAEVKQLDETGVLVFNGYYAQLTGVLTVSTGVFAVDDLQVFMQDGSAGINIRIDDDTTSVMTKGNSYTVVGKVDQFNGLIQIEPDDFGTDVVDNGAGELPAPIELTIAQLLSSPEAFESFLIKIVAVDSVAGGDPWPAEGENSNITITDDGETSKIEMRIDKETNIDGTPVPTFPINITGLFNQYDTSTPLTEGYQILPRSLEDIDEVTAIGEKLEIRPLVFKLYDAFPNPFNPQTTLKFDLPLKESKNAIELSIFNVLGQKITTLAKGKLSQGQHTFTWNAVNQPSGIYFAVLNTGTTQQISRLLLIK is encoded by the coding sequence ATGAAATTTTTTACTACACTGATTATTGTATGTTTTTTACCAGTCTTGGTGTTTAGCCAGGCAAATATATTTTTTTCCGAATATATAGAGCCGGATGGGGGATTTAATAAAGCTCTTGAAATCTATAATGCTTCCGATCAAACAGTTAACTTAGATAATTATGTCATAAAAAGTACATCAAATTCTTCAACAGATTGGGAATTTACCGATTCATTTCCAGCCGGAGCAACGATTGCACCTGGTGATGTTTATGTAATAATTGATGACCAGGCTGATGCAGCAGATTTAATTGCTGCAGCTGATTGGGTCACGTCAGGTTTTGAAGCAAATTTTAATGGGAATGATGGTCGTGCCATTTTCTTTATTGATGGTGATGTTTTGATTGATGCAATTGGAAACCCAAACAATCCTGATGCCCTTAATTGGGATGTAGCTGGCATTTCCGAGGGAACATTGAACCATACATTAATTCGTAAATCAAGTGTTGTTAACGGAAATACAGATTGGGCTTTATCAGCGGGCACTAATACAGATGATTCTGAATGGATTGTGTTGGATGCAAACACTTTTGAGAATATTGGTTTTCATGCATATGATGGTGGTAGTTCTGATCTTCCTCCTTCGGTTACAAATATTACCGCTTCTGCAAAAGTACCAGCTGCTGATGAGGTTTTAACAGTTACTGCAAGCGCAGAAGATGACAGCGGCCTTGTTAAAGTTGAGCTGTATTATTCAATTAATGATGGTGAAGAACAAGTGCTTGCAATGGAAAACATTACCGATGCTGTTTACTCTGCTAACATCCCTTCTTCCGCTTATAATAATGGCGATCGCCTGGTCTATTATATTTTAGCCGAAGATAACAAAGCCCAACAAAGGAAAACAAGTGAAATAAAACTATTTGTTGGAGATCCTTCTATTGCCGAAGTAAAACAACTTGATGAAACTGGAGTACTTGTTTTTAATGGATATTATGCCCAATTAACCGGTGTTCTTACAGTAAGTACTGGGGTTTTTGCCGTTGATGATTTACAAGTATTTATGCAAGATGGTTCTGCAGGAATCAATATTCGAATTGATGATGATACGACCAGTGTAATGACAAAAGGAAATTCTTATACTGTTGTTGGCAAGGTAGATCAATTTAATGGACTGATTCAAATTGAACCGGACGATTTTGGGACGGATGTTGTTGATAATGGTGCCGGCGAACTTCCTGCGCCAATTGAACTGACAATTGCCCAGTTGCTTTCCAGCCCAGAAGCATTTGAAAGTTTCCTCATTAAAATAGTTGCAGTTGATTCAGTTGCCGGTGGTGATCCTTGGCCTGCAGAGGGGGAAAATTCAAATATAACCATAACAGATGATGGAGAAACGAGCAAAATTGAAATGCGTATTGACAAAGAAACAAATATTGATGGTACACCTGTTCCTACTTTTCCAATTAACATAACGGGCTTATTTAACCAGTATGATACTTCTACTCCTTTGACAGAAGGCTACCAGATTTTACCACGTTCTTTGGAAGATATTGACGAGGTAACAGCCATTGGGGAAAAGCTGGAAATAAGACCACTTGTATTTAAACTTTATGATGCATTTCCAAACCCGTTTAATCCGCAAACAACATTGAAATTTGACTTGCCATTAAAAGAATCCAAAAACGCAATTGAGCTTAGTATATTTAATGTGTTGGGCCAAAAAATTACAACTTTGGCAAAAGGAAAACTAAGTCAGGGACAACACACATTTACATGGAATGCGGTTAATCAACCATCTGGGATTTATTTTGCTGTTCTAAATACTGGAACTACTCAACAAATTTCCCGCCTTTTATTGATAAAATAA
- a CDS encoding DUF1610 domain-containing protein, giving the protein MTSGGHGFKFYCPNCGNTWFIKKYCKATNC; this is encoded by the coding sequence ATCACCAGCGGTGGACACGGTTTCAAGTTTTATTGTCCAAACTGTGGGAATACTTGGTTCATTAAAAAATATTGCAAGGCAACCAATTGTTAG
- a CDS encoding GxxExxY protein, with amino-acid sequence MELLFEKEVYKIIGAAIEVHRELGPGFLEAVYEEAMEIESSLRDIPFKTQKELKIFYKERKLEKKYKADYIAWDKIVVEFKCIPKLTSKEEAQILNYLKATKLKLGLLINFGSSGRLEWKRYINTKRTYDQTR; translated from the coding sequence ATGGAGTTACTGTTTGAAAAAGAAGTATACAAAATAATTGGTGCGGCAATTGAAGTACATAGAGAGTTAGGCCCAGGTTTTTTAGAAGCTGTCTATGAAGAGGCAATGGAAATTGAATCATCATTAAGGGATATTCCATTTAAGACTCAGAAAGAGCTTAAGATATTTTATAAAGAGAGAAAACTTGAAAAAAAGTACAAAGCAGACTATATAGCATGGGACAAGATTGTCGTTGAATTTAAATGTATACCTAAATTAACATCTAAAGAGGAAGCTCAAATTTTGAATTATCTAAAGGCGACTAAACTGAAGTTGGGGTTGTTGATAAATTTTGGGAGTTCAGGTAGGTTAGAGTGGAAAAGATACATCAATACAAAAAGAACATATGATCAAACCCGCTAA